A stretch of Plasmodium chabaudi chabaudi strain AS genome assembly, chromosome: 14 DNA encodes these proteins:
- a CDS encoding DNA gyrase subunit A, putative yields the protein MSYKFAYFLVLKLLFLLIINPDYFFVKNEKISIVTNSSPLFVNNQGPYNRSLRAHQKRWQKKSEVNYAQSNKGLDSASPNTNKIKNKKNHFLLFAKKRSAKSDAIEEESVTDEDASDQTDETVENFFESQNKKLIKGEYYDVEICEILSKSFLSYANFLILNRCLCDYRDGLKTVQRRIIWSMYEINKGSDKKSYKKCARIVGEVIGKYHPHGDKSVYDALVRLAQKHHNNNVLINGYGNFGSVEYNAAAMRYTEARISDFCYDVLLDEINDENVDYIKNFDGNEKEPKVLCSKIPLLLINGCSGIAVSILTNIPSHNLVDVINASISFLLNDKITNDELFNIIKGPDFSTGGIIITKKDTLRNIYNTGKGSIIIRSNVFYEYVHNNKTYTHHINELGNLENLESDNKSCKKLIIKNLPPNVKPNELIENIVTVLNEKKNEHDNILSKIRDESEKNEMRIVLELRKHSQIEQIHNFVSFLFKYTPMEINYHCNFVCIGYENSYTQFSLKSFLQLWCENRIKFIKKNYQIKNNNLQKDLNIIDLYLTIQKKILDIISFIHKNQNIEQIQNYLKSNFKLNDDQIKYILSMKIQKLVNIKNIDFDIQKKNIIKKIQSNQYIIDNVQEIKQIIIDELIQIKNKYSLKKSLLPQPQLKYKYAYINGPPNLFHPSQKYDEGDTKGDAVKFVTEQAEGKDEQPDDAPSAKDGNALERGKNDVKNDVQNDVQNDVQRDNYRNTYIDSLDTTFKDIYNNDDVLILITYGGYIKKIKINDKLKNNVNNIMKLSNAKYILKEIEEAKNGKKQNDEKIDDSFSENDEDMYKSNKSNLASNNVNTYKIKKGILCKNKDKILVTDKHNKAYLLNVSEIQTSLYDSKGIPISQLIKCSTTITGLAKYEQDKKYLIVCSENGKMKIINNDVFLKKKKKGIKLFKNKKNIFFNYCNSNDNCIVGTKNGYIIQFPLSSLKISKKNSLGNKCMSLKKDDKVVDLISYENNPENLKNLKIIFLSKNGHGKMIGLDEIKVQKKRGKGFKIMKFKKSKKKKNNLLNKDNKLTDTKKNISDKAQAENKQNELQQQQVDEKKTDEESGIVINSDSDELLGFKLYDTRTKKENDLLIMITDHAVLIRKNISLLKHKNRKHSSQIYAKLSKMNKLMYFDIL from the coding sequence atgtcGTATAAatttgcttattttttagttcttaaattattatttttattaataataaatccagattatttctttgtaaaaaatgaaaaaatcaGTATTGTAACTAACAGTTCTCCgctttttgtaaataaccAAGGTCCTTACAATAGGTCCTTAAGAGCACATCAAAAAAGGTGGCAAAAAAAATCGGAGGTAAACTATGCTCAAAGTAATAAAGGGCTCGACAGTGCATCCCCCAATacgaataaaataaaaaacaagaaaaatcattttcttctgTTTGCAAAGAAAAGAAGCGCCAAAAGTGATGCGATAGAGGAGGAGAGTGTGACAGACGAAGATGCGTCGGACCAAACGGACGAGACAGTAGAAAACTTCTTTGAAAGCCAAAACAAAAAACTAATAAAAGGCGAATATTATGATGTTGAAATATGTGAAATATTATCTAAAAGTTTTTTGTCTTATGCaaactttttaattcttaATCGATGTTTATGTGATTATCGAGATGGTTTAAAAACAGTGCAAAGAAGGATTATATGGAGTAtgtatgaaataaataaaggatctgataaaaaaagttataagAAATGTGCAAGAATTGTAGGAGAAGTTATTGGAAAATATCATCCACATGGTGATAAAAGTGTTTATGATGCATTAGTAAGACTAGCACAAAAGCATCACAATAATAAcgtattaataaatgggTATGGTAATTTTGGATCTGTTGAATATAATGCTGCTGCTATGAGATATACAGAAGCAAGAATATCTGATTTTTGTTATGATGTATTATtagatgaaataaatgatgaGAATGTcgattatataaaaaattttgatggGAATGAAAAAGAACCTAAAGTGTTATGTAGTAAAATCCCACTCTTATTAATTAATGGGTGTTCAGGTATTGCTGTTAGTATATTGACAAATATTCCAAGTCATAACCTTGTTGATGTTATTAATGCATCTAtaagttttttattaaatgataaaataacaaatgatgaattatttaatataattaaaggTCCTGATTTTTCAACAGGaggaataataataaccaAAAAAGATACATTAAGAAATATCTATAATACCGGAAAGGGtagtataataataagaagTAAcgtattttatgaatatgttcataataataaaacatatactCATCATATAAATGAACTAGgtaatttagaaaatttagaatcagataataaaagttgtaaaaaacttattataaaaaatttaccaCCAAATGTTAAACCAAATGAattaattgaaaatattgttactgtattaaatgaaaaaaaaaatgaacatgataatattttatctaaAATTAGAGAtgaaagtgaaaaaaatgaaatgagAATTGTACTTGAATTAAGAAAACATAGCCAAATTGAAcaaatacataattttgtttcttttctatttaaatatacacCTATGGAAATTAATTATCATTGTAATTTTGTGTGTATTGGTTATGAAAATAGTTATACTCAATTTTCTTTAAAGtcatttttacaattatgGTGTGAAAAtagaataaaatttattaaaaaaaattatcaaattaaaaataataatttacaaaaagatcttaatattatagatctttatttaactatccaaaaaaaaattcttgATATTATCTcatttatacataaaaatcaaaacaTTGAACAGAtccaaaattatttaaaatcaaatttcaaattaaatgatgatcaaattaaatatatattatctatgaaaatacaaaaattagtaaatataaaaaatatcgattttgatatacaaaaaaagaatatcaTTAAAAAGATCCAATCAAATCAGTATATAATTGATAACGTTCAAGaaattaaacaaattataatagatgaattaatacaaataaaaaataaatactcTCTAAAAAAAAGTCTCTTACCACAACCCCAACTtaagtataaatatgctTACATAAATGGACCTCCAAACTTGTTTCATCCTTCCCAAAAATATGACGAGGGGGATACAAAAGGTGATGCGGTCAAATTTGTTACTGAACAAGCGGAGGGGAAAGATGAGCAACCAGACGATGCGCCAAGTGCCAAAGATGGTAACGCACTAGAACGAGGGAAAAACGACGTGAAAAACGACGTCCAAAACGACGTCCAAAATGACGTGCAGCGTGATAATTACAGGAACACATACATCGATTCGCTAGACACGACGTTTAAAGATATATACAACAATGACGACGTACTGATTTTAATAACCTACGGgggatatataaaaaaaataaagataaatgataagctaaaaaataatgtaaataatattatgaagTTGTCTAAtgctaaatatattttaaaagaaattgaAGAAGCAAAGAATGGAAAAAAgcaaaatgatgaaaaaatagatgATAGTTTTtcagaaaatgatgaagacATGTATAAGAGTAACAAAAGTAATTTGGCTAGTAATAAtgttaatacatataaaataaaaaaaggaatactttgtaaaaataaagataaaatattagttacagataaacataataaagCATATCTTTTAAATGTGTCTGAAATCCAAACCTCATTATATGACTCTAAAGGAATTCCAATAAGtcaattaataaaatgctCAACAACTATAACAGGATTAGctaaatatgaacaagataaaaagtatttaattgtttgtagtgaaaatggaaaaatgaaaataataaataatgatgtatttttaaaaaaaaaaaaaaaaggaatcaaactttttaaaaataaaaaaaatattttttttaattattgcAATTCTAATGATAATTGTATAGTAGgaacaaaaaatggatatataatacaattCCCTTTAAGTAgtttaaaaatttcaaaaaaaaattcactAGGAAATAAATGTATGAGCTTAAAGAAAGATGATAAAGTTGTTGATTTGATAtcttatgaaaataatccAGAAAATCTTAAAAAccttaaaattattttcctttcAAAAAATGGACATGGGAAAATGATTGGGCTCGATGAGATCAaagttcaaaaaaaaagaggtaaaggatttaaaattatgaaatttaaaaaaagtaaaaagaaaaaaaacaatttactAAATAAAGATAACAAATTGACtgacacaaaaaaaaatatatctgaTAAAGCGCAAGctgaaaataaacaaaatgaattacAACAACAACAGGtcgatgaaaaaaaaactgaTGAAGAGAGTGGCATAGTCATTAATTCAGATTCCGATGAATTATTAGGattcaaattatatgacacaagaacaaaaaaagaaaacgaTTTACTTATTATGATCACTGATCATGCTGTActtataagaaaaaatatatccttattgaaacataaaaatagaaaacaTTCATCTCAAATTTATGCTAAGTTAagtaaaatgaataaactcatgtattttgatattttataa
- a CDS encoding nucleus export protein BRR6, putative: MSINEDRMRIIPMDDTKNYSGSEENDTINLENNSNDLNSYQNFLISGPTPESYKYTDKNCQALVKKEKKSSVSHQATNNYKSGNGSIKHMHLMKRKKGFIGKDPYCSTHLILGSGRSNKKLKKKFLWNRGIDQNTNVSELSYIRDLDNSSFMQDNSQHLVLYDNNRYMDYPRNRKESRSEKMRYFFVYSPDIIQRWLRVIFNIIITSLIVTLIYFIFVSVREDINKKVAIQVQNVKEESNTCKKQYYAHKCGTVSLPLLNEKCEEWLKCMNTDHKLYQDISFLSAQMLGQIMNAFIVQFEWKSICVIAFIFLLIFIGSNYALSIGGGNKSNNNDYSLYNPLMNSPHGIPPYPPYFNFYPYMPSPMNYNNPYGPEFALMNHSFLHNKYFPDNNYSRNSYSYSNPYQHTNGHNDSNNSASRNKENSDNYNPNHKDGNKDSKKVGFLKYLTRDFK, translated from the coding sequence atgagcATAAATGAGGATCGAATGCGAATAATTCCCATGGATGATACAAAGAATTATTCCGGAagtgaagaaaatgatacaataaatttggaaaataattcaaatgatTTAAATAGTTATCAGAATTTTCTTATTAGTGGTCCCACCCCTGAGtcatataaatacacaGACAAAAATTGCCAGGCActtgtaaaaaaagaaaaaaaaagttccGTTAGTCATCAAGCTactaataattataaaagtgGAAATGGAAGTATAAAACATATGCATTTAATGAAACGTAAAAAAGGGTTTATAGGAAAAGATCCATACTGTAGTACCCATTTAATATTGGGTAGTGGAcgaagtaataaaaaattaaaaaaaaaatttttatggaATCGGGGTATAGATCAAAATACAAATGTATCCGAATTATCTTACATTCGTGATCTTGATAATAGTTCATTTATGCAAGATAATTCTCAACATTTAgttttatatgataataatagatATATGGATTATCCAAGAAATAGAAAAGAAAGTCGAAGTGAAAAAATgcgatatttttttgtatattcaCCTGATATTATACAAAGATGGTTAAGagttatatttaatattataattacatCATTAATAGTTAcacttatatattttatatttgtatccGTAAGagaagatataaataaaaaagttgcTATTCAAGTTCAAAATGTCAAAGAAGAATCAAATACAtgtaaaaaacaatattatgCCCACAAATGTGGAACTGTAAGTTTACCATTactaaatgaaaaatgtgaAGAATGGTTAAAATGTATGAACACAGAtcataaattatatcaagatatatcttttttatcaGCCCAAATGTTAGGACAAATTATGAATGCATTTATAGTTCAATTCGAATGGAAAAGTATATGTGTTATcgcttttatatttcttcttATCTTTATTGGAAGTAATTATGCATTATCCATTGGTGGaggaaataaatcaaataataatgattataGTTTATATAACCCTCTTATGAATTCACCACATGGTATTCCACCATATCCTccttattttaatttttaccCATACATGCCATCACCaatgaattataataatccaTATGGCCCAGAGTTTGCACTAATGAATCATTCATTTCTTCATAATAAGTATTTTCcagataataattatagtaGAAACTCTTATAGTTATTCTAACCCATATCAACATACTAATGGGCATAATGATTCAAATAATTCAGCTTCaagaaataaagaaaattccGATAATTATAATCCAAATCATAAAGATGGGAACAAAGATTCCAAAAAAGTTGgctttttgaaatatttaaccagagattttaaataa
- a CDS encoding phospholipid-transporting ATPase, putative — MVDDEELKKIRFMLSKRWGRIKYFFSCLIYKLFSHFYNKKNKKKDRYINIHGRTYPNFFCDNRLRSTKYSILTFIPLFLFYQFADFLNLFYLCVSLLQIIPIFNTGYVFTFVAPLIFIIFISLINEVVDDLKRFIKDLDVNNEIYHTLLQNGNFKKTYSKDIQVGDIILIKSKQRVPADCILLRNLSKDEENAIKIEEKKSFISFRSNKNNVYNKKKKKNYYHFNQKFDNALIDDKYNESNNNYSEASNHLLFSENEKSPNGMKEGNNYLLKDSAGSSNKVGTENDDNEKKKLKKKKKKKLRKNGIKKKTDSKLVFNNNASNETENYTYVKTDKIDGETDWKIKYPISVFQNLKRLKDFFSIDILFILEHPKNDIYKIEASFVMFKYNQYGEFKTVENNNMGTNINELSMSKLNDMGNLPNMLNDNNQYGSNSFYALKDNEMHTNNLNRQAEEYEEEDEDDDDDDEEYEDDDEDDEEEEDDIENEESEKNNLLKKKEGIQNSNYRDLGDGKGNNFNNRGMMNFVESEKYEGNNIGATENQLMLSGNYGDNQPVCNVFPNEDNYNYYNISYRKKLNYDNFILSNSVITSSDVICMVIYTGRDTRVNMSTQISKVKRGMIDKKLNLITVFLFIILALFSMYMCSTKLNNLWYLNFVRFILLFSSVIPISLSVNLNIAKIYYTLVIQKDKEIQTTIIKNSAIIENFGNVDYIFTDKTGTLTENVMVLKVIHIGLDVIHTESEKSGLQNNMRNKVKRKFNKNILPYNIEDMNEDDVDTNSMQLVPNYSINDRKGKGQNNMMRGDKLSAYNYDIENNRMNKNYMQSLRQINKGNAMDQINMNDNEYLDFDSYNETMGSSHMRKEDGIEKNYGEEDDNMFYGQSKLGLNNNNNLMASHKRNDNNNESDNHNMKGNNSEKRKKKVEQMVDDYLMNKTDLLDYYNDNIDDVEFLKKHKVFQTFLSFLICNNIRTLTKEHDNNDKAKGKKKKEHKDKDFQKKFYYILNVNRKKKKNNKLNENDQMMEPSPNDDYIFDSDHVETNSSEDTETFSYSGISYQCSSPDELAFLKYATNCGFILKKKTASKIEIKYKNIALEYDILLHIPFSSETKRMSVFVRNVKNKNIYFFIKGADNILIKKCHEKYKTFIFEESDHLSSVGLRVLVHGFLNIEEQFFHNFSALYNKNKDVKGQMEKILDMVEKNIKVLAITGVEDKLQEGVEKTIEMLYNSGIKVWVLTGDKIETAICICKNANIKKKKHNIYIFRHENIKSTSQLIREFNSILSTIDSYVLFFDNIIIQNCIKYIPNAFVDFVANARAVVCCRCSPIEKKEIALMIKTIKRKKILCIGDGGNDVAMIQSADIGIGVLGKEGKQVVHDSDIIVSKFKNIKKLILYYGNNTFLQTSSLCSFLIHRGFILTYLQFIYSYIFFSIPVAIFQGWLQIGYTTYYTTTPFLSLLLDVKIKKNLIYLYPEIYKNKKHKRKLDLKSFFIIVWMSIFQGTVVMLGALKLFNDNYNNLINISFSSLILLEIMNIHLEAESWHPLMISANICSFIMYIFSMFILRNYFDIIQIMSFVFWYKVILIVLFAWLPFYIIKKVKNIITPSQFFKLA, encoded by the exons atggttGATGACGAGGAATTAAAGAAGATCCGCTTTATGCTAAGCAAAAGATGGGgaagaataaaatattttttttcatgctTGATATACAAACTATTTAgccatttttataacaagAAGAATAAGAAGAAAGATagatacataaatatacatgGAAGAACATATCCTAATTTCTTTTGTGATAATAGATTAAGAAGCACAAAATATAGTATTCTAACATTTATCCCactgtttttattttatcaatttgctgattttttaaacttattttatttatgtgtaTCCTTGTTACAAATTATTCCAATATTTAACACAGGATATGTTTTCACATTTGTTGCTCCtttgatttttattatatttattagtttGATAAATGAAGTCGTAGATGATTTGAAAAGATTTATAAAGGATTTGGAtgttaataatgaaatatatcatactttattacaaaatggaaactttaaaaaaacatactCTAAAGATATTCAAGTCGGAGacattatattaattaagtCAAAACAGAGAGTACCAGCTgattgtatattattacgTAATTTAAGTAaggatgaagaaaatgcaattaaaatagaagaaaagaaatcatttatatcttttcgatcaaataaaaataatgtttataataaaaaaaagaaaaagaactattatcattttaatCAAAAGTTTGATAATGCTTTGATTGATGATAAGTACAACGAATCAAACAATAACTATAGTGAAGCTAGCAATCATTTGTTATTCagtgaaaatgaaaagtcACCAAATGGAATGAAAGAAGGAAACAACTATTTATTAAAGGATAGCGCTGGAAGTAGTAACAAAGTTGGTacagaaaatgatgataatgaaaagaaaaaattaaaaaaaaaaaaaaaaaagaaattaagaaaaaatggcattaaaaaaaaaactgaTAGTAAACTTGTATTCAATAATAATGCATCTAATGAAACAGAAAATTATACTTACGTTAAAACTGATAAAATTGATGGAGAAACAGATtggaaaattaaatatcCTATAAGTGTATTTCAAAACTTAAAGAGATTAAAAGATTTCTTTTCaatagatatattatttatattagaacatccaaaaaatgatatatataaaatcgAAGCTTCATTTGTtatgtttaaatataatcaatATGGTGAGTTTAAAACtgttgaaaataataatatgggAACTAATATTAATGAGCTAAGTATGTCCAAGTTAAATGATATGGGTAATCTTCCTAACATgctaaatgataataaccAATATGGAtctaattcattttatgCATTAAAAGATAATGAAATGCATACAAATAATCTAAATAGACAAGCTGAAGAATATGAAGAAGAGGATGAAGATGATGATGACGACGATGAGGAATATGAGGATGATGATGAGGACGACGAAGAGGAAGAAGACGATAtcgaaaatgaagaaagtgaaaaaaataatttattaaagaaaaaagaaggTATACAAAATTCTAATTATAGAGATTTAGGTGATGGTAAGggtaacaattttaataatcgTGGTATGATGAATTTTGTTGAAagtgaaaaatatgaaggAAATAATATTGGAGCTACAGAAAATCAATTAATGCTGTCAGGAAATTATGGAGATAATCAACCTGTTTGTAATGTATTTCCAAATGaagataattataattattacaatataagttatagaaaaaaattaaattatgataattttattttatccaATTCTGTTATTACTAGTTCAGATGTTATATGTATGGTTATTTATACAGGTCGTGATACAAGAGTAAATATGAGTACACAAATAAGTAAAGTAAAAAGAGGAAtgattgataaaaaattaaatttaataacagtctttttatttattatattagcATTATTCTCTATGTATATGTGTtctacaaaattaaataatttatggtatttaaattttgtccgtttcattttattattctccTCTGTTATACCAATCTCATTAAGtgttaatttaaatattgcaaaaatatattacactTTGGTTATACaaaaagataaagaaaTTCAAAcaacaattataaaaaatagtgcTATCATTGAAAACTTTGGAAATgttgattatatttttactgaCAAAACAGGAACATTAACTGAAAACGTTATGGTGTTGAAAGTTATTCATATTGGCTTAGATGTTATACATACAGAAAGTGAAAAAAGTGgattacaaaataatatgagaaataaagtaaaaagaaaatttaataaaaatattttgccatataatattgaaGACATGAATGAAGATGATGTAGATACAAATTCAATGCAGTTAGTTCCAAATTATTCAATAAATGATCGAAAAGGAAAAggacaaaataatatgatgaGAGGAGACAAATTATctgcatataattatgatataGAGAACAATagaatgaataaaaattacatGCAATCCTTaagacaaataaataaaggaaaTGCAATGGATCAAATTAATATGAATGATAATGAATATCTTGATTTTGATAGTTATAATGAAACAATGGGTTCTTCACATATGAGAAAAGAAGATggaattgaaaaaaattatggtGAAGAAGATGATAATATGTTCTATGGACAATCCAAATTAGgcttaaataataataataatctaATGGCATCACATAAaagaaatgataataataatgaatcaGATAATCACAATATGAAGGGTAATAATTCtgagaaaagaaaaaaaaaagttgaaCAAATGGTTGATGattatttaatgaataaaacAGATCTTTTAgattattataatgataatattgatgatgttgaatttttaaaaaaacataaagtttttcaaacttttttatcatttcttatttgtaataatattagaaCATTAACTAAAGAAcatgataataatgataaagcaaaaggaaagaaaaaaaaagaacatAAAGACAAagattttcaaaaaaaattttattacatattaaatgttaatagaaaaaagaaaaaaaataataaattaaatgaaaatgatcaAATGATGGAACCAAGCCCTAATgatgattatatatttgatagTGATCATGTTGAAACAAACAGTTCAGAAGATACAGAAACATTTTCCTATTCAGGTATTAGCTATCAATGTTCATCTCCTGATGAATTAgcctttttaaaatatgcaacAAATTGtggatttattttaaagaaaaaaacagctagtaaaattgaaattaaatataaaaatatcgcATTAGAGTATgacatattattacatataccTTTTTCATCGGAAACAAAAAGGATGAGTGTTTTTGTTAGAaatgtgaaaaataaaaacatttacttttttattaagggtgctgataatatattaattaaaaaatgccatgaaaaatataaaacttttatttttgaagaAAGTGATCATTTATCAAGTGTTGGTTTAAGAGTCTTGGTTCATGGATTCTTAAACATTGAAGAACAATTTTTTCACAACTTTTCTGCattatacaataaaaataaggatGTAAAGGGACAGatggaaaaaattttgGACATGGTTGAGAAGAATATCAAAGTTTTAGCTATTACTGGTGTTGAGGACAAACTTCAGGAG gGAGTTGAAAAGACAATTGAAATGCTATATAACAGTGGAATTAAAGTGTGGGTACTTACTGGAGATAAAATCGAAACTGCAATTTGTATTTGCAAAAATGCTAATATCAAAAAGAAGaaacataatatttatattttccgtcatgaaaatattaaaagcaCATCTCAATTAATACGAGAATTCAATTCAATTTTGAGTACCATAGATtcttatgttttatttttcgacaatattattatacaaaactgtattaaatatattccgAATGCCTTTGTTGATTTTGTTGCTAATGCAAGAGCAGTG GTTTGCTGTCGATGCAGTCCTATAGAGAAGAAAGAAATTGCTTTGATGattaaaacaattaaaagaaagaaaattttatgcataGGAGATGGAGGAAATGATGTTGCTATGATTCAATCAGCAGATATTGGTATTGGTGTTTTAGGAAAGGAAGGAAAACAAGTTGTTCATGATAGTGATATTATTgtttcaaaatttaaaaatattaaaaaattaattcttTACTATGGAAATAATACCTTTTTACAAACATCTTCCTTATGCTCCTTTTTAATCCATAGAGgatttatattaacataCCTACAGTTTATTTAcagttatatatttttcagtATACCTGTTGCCATTTTTCAA GGATGGTTACAAATCGGTTATACAACGTACTACACGACAACACCATTTTTGTCATTGCTGTTGGATGTtaagataaagaaaaatttaatatacttatatccagaaatatacaaaaataagaaaCACAAGAGAAAGTTAGATTTGAAatcgttttttattattgtatgGATGTCCATCTTTCAG gGCACTGTTGTTATGTTGGGGGCattaaaactttttaacgataattataacaatttgataaatatatcattttcttctcTAATTCTTTTGGAAATCATGAATATACATTTGGAAGCTGAGTCATG GCACCCATTAATGATATCAGCAAACATTTGctcttttattatgtacATTTTTTCCATGTTTATTCTGAGAAATTATTTCGACATTATTCAGATTATGTCGTTTGTATTTTGGTATAAAGTTATcttaattgttttatttgctTGGCtaccattttatataattaaaaaagttaaaaatattataacaccatcacaattttttaagctagcttaa